Proteins co-encoded in one Chionomys nivalis chromosome 6, mChiNiv1.1, whole genome shotgun sequence genomic window:
- the LOC130876620 gene encoding LOW QUALITY PROTEIN: 3-galactosyl-N-acetylglucosaminide 4-alpha-L-fucosyltransferase FUT3-like (The sequence of the model RefSeq protein was modified relative to this genomic sequence to represent the inferred CDS: substituted 1 base at 1 genomic stop codon): MHMPRAGKAQCPWRPCLVSLLLQLLFALGFFSYTRVSYDRPGPPAPGRSLGPASTPTPPAPRPLLILLWTWPFHTPVALSPCSKMLPGTVDCQLTANRSLYPQADAVIVHHREVSANPRSQLPPQPRPPGQRWVWFSMESPSHCSHLSALDGYFNLTMSYRSDSDIFTPYGXLEPWPEPPGQIQVNLSAKTDLVAWAVSNWNPKSARVQYYENLKSHLRVDVYGRGHKPLPQGNMTETLARYKFYLAFENSLHPDYITEKLWRNALEAWAVPVVLGPSRKNYERFLPPDAFIHVDDFKSPGDLARYQQELDRDSLSYQRYFRWRKTLRPRLWSMALAFCKACRQLQWDQRYQTVPSVASWFH; encoded by the coding sequence ATGCATATGCCCCGAGCAGGAAAGGCACAGTGTCCCTGGCGCCCATGCCTCGTCagcctgctgctgcagctgctctttgctctgggtttcttctcctaCACACGAGTGTCCTATGACCGACCTGGACCCCCTGCTCCTGGTCGCTCCTTGGGACCAGCCTCCACCCCGACTCCCCCTGCCCCCAGACCTCTCCTCATCTTACTGTGGACATGGCCCTTCCACACACCAGTGGCTCTGTCACCCTGTTCCAAGATGCTCCCGGGCACCGTCGACTGCCAGCTGACCGCCAACCGGAGCTTGTACCCCCAAGCAGACGCGGTCATCGTCCACCACCGCGAAGTCAGCGCCAACCCCAGGTCACAGCTGCCACCTCAGCCGAGACCACCAGGCCAGCGCTGGGTGTGGTTCAGCATGGAGTCGCCCAGCCACTGCAGCCATCTGTCAGCCCTGGATGGTTACTTCAACCTCACCATGTCCTATCGCAGTGACTCTGACATCTTCACGCCCTATGGCTAGCTGGAGCCGTGGCCGGAGCCTCCAGGCCAAATCCAGGTCAATCTGTCTGCCAAGACTGACCTAGTGGCCTGGGCCGTGTCCAACTGGAACCCCAAGTCGGCCCGGGTGCAGTACTACGAGAACCTGAAGAGTCACCTCCGTGTCGATGTGTATGGCCGAGGGCATAAACCGCTTCCCCAAGGCAACATGACGGAGACACTGGCCAGATACAAGTTTTACCTGGCGTTTGAAAACTCCCTCCATCCAGATTACATCACAGAGAAGCTGTGGAGGAATGCTCTGGAAGCCTGGGCCGTGCCTGTGGTCCTGGGGCCCAGCAGGAAGAACTATGAACGGTTCCTGCCCCCTGATGCCTTCATCCACGTGGATGACTTCAAGAGCCCAGGGGACCTGGCTCGGTACCAGCAGGAGCTGGACAGGGATAGCCTGAGCTACCAGCGATACTTTCGCTGGAGGAAGACGCTCAGGCCTCGCCTGTGGAGCATGGCCCTGGCCTTCTGCAAGGCGTGCAGGCAGCTGCAATGGGATCAGAGGTACCAGACGGTCCCCAGTGTGGCCTCTTGGTTCCACTGA
- the LOC130875659 gene encoding LOW QUALITY PROTEIN: 3-galactosyl-N-acetylglucosaminide 4-alpha-L-fucosyltransferase FUT3-like (The sequence of the model RefSeq protein was modified relative to this genomic sequence to represent the inferred CDS: inserted 1 base in 1 codon) — protein MHMPRAGKAQCPWRPCLVSLLLQLLFALGFFSYTRVSYDRPGXGGRSLGPASTPTPPSPRPLLILLWTWPFHTPVALSPCSKMLPGTVDCQLTANRSLYPQADAVIVHHREVSANPGSQLPPQPRPPGQRWVWFSMESPSHCSHLSALDGYFNLTMSYCSDSDIFTPYGWLELWPEPPGQIQVNLSAKTDLVAWAVSNWNPKSARVRYYEDLKSHLRVDVYGRGHKPLPQGNMMETLARYKFYLAFENSLHPDYITEKLWRNALEAWAVPVVLGPSRKNYERFLPPDAFIHVDDFKSPGDLARYQQELDRDSLSYQRYFRWRKTLRPRLWSMALAFCKLYKQLQWDQRYQTVPSVVAGQSPAGGVPPKVIDCGPWAIGNRDLPQLATHFAQSE, from the exons ATGCATATGCCCCGAGCAGGAAAGGCACAGTGTCCCTGGCGCCCATGCCTCGTCagcctgctgctgcagctgctcttTGCTTTGGGTTTCTTCTCCTACACACGAGTGTCCTATGACCGACCTG GGGGGGGTCGCTCCCTGGGACCAGCCTCCACCCCGACTCCCCCTTCCCCCAGACCTCTCCTCATCTTACTGTGGACATGGCCCTTCCACACACCAGTGGCTCTGTCACCCTGTTCCAAGATGCTCCCGGGCACCGTCGACTGCCAGCTGACCGCCAACCGGAGCTTGTACCCCCAAGCAGACGCGGTCATCGTCCACCACCGCGAAGTCAGCGCCAACCCCGGGTCACAGCTGCCACCTCAGCCGAGACCACCAGGCCAGCGCTGGGTGTGGTTCAGCATGGAGTCGCCCAGCCACTGCAGCCATCTGTCAGCCCTGGATGGTTACTTCAACCTCACCATGTCCTATTGCAGTGACTCTGACATCTTCACGCCCTATGGCTGGCTGGAGCTGTGGCCGGAGCCTCCAGGCCAAATCCAGGTCAACCTGTCTGCCAAGACTGACCTAGTGGCCTGGGCCGTGTCCAACTGGAACCCCAAGTCGGCCCGGGTGCGGTACTACGAGGACCTGAAGAGTCACCTCCGTGTTGATGTGTATGGCCGAGGGCATAAACCGCTTCCCCAAGGCAACATGATGGAGACACTGGCCAGATACAAGTTTTACCTGGCGTTTGAAAACTCCCTCCATCCAGATTACATCACAGAGAAGCTGTGGAGGAATGCTCTGGAAGCCTGGGCCGTGCCTGTGGTCCTGGGGCCCAGCAGGAAGAACTATGAACGGTTCCTGCCCCCTGATGCCTTCATCCACGTGGATGACTTCAAGAGCCCAGGGGACCTGGCTCGGTACCAGCAGGAGCTGGACAGGGATAGCCTGAGCTACCAGCGTTACTTTCGCTGGAGGAAGACGCTCAGGCCTCGCCTGTGGAGCATGGCCCTGGCATTCTGCAAGTTGTACAAGCAGCTGCAATGGGATCAGAGGTACCAGACGGTCCCCAGTGTGGTGGCTGGCCAGAGTCCTGCAGGTGGTGTCCCACCCAAAGTCATTGATTGTGGCCCCTGG GCCATCGGGAACCGCGACCTCCCACAGCTGGCAACCCACTTCGCGCAGAGTGAATGA
- the Nrtn gene encoding neurturin, producing the protein MRRWKAAALVSLVCSSLLSVWMCQEGLLLGHRLGPALAPLRRPPRTLDARLARLAQYRALLQGAPDAVELRELSPWAARAPGPRRRAGPRRRRARARSGARPCGLRELEVRVSELGLGYTSDETVLFRYCAGACEAALRIYDLGLRRLRQRRRVRKERVRAHPCCRPTAYEDEVSFLDVHSRYHTLQELSARECACV; encoded by the exons ATGAGGCGCTGGAAGGCGGCGGCCCTGGTGTCGCTCGTCTGCAGCTCCCTGCTTTCGGTCTGGATGTGCCAGGAGGGTCTGCTGCTGGGCCACCGCCTGGGACCTGCGCTCGCGCCACTGCGACGCCCGCCACGCACCCTGGACGCGCGCCTCGCCCGCCTGGCGCAGT ACCGAGCTCTGCTGCAGGGCGCCCCGGACGCGGTGGAGCTTCGAGAACTTTCCCCGTGGGCCGCGCGCGCTCCGGGCCCGCGCCGTCGAGCGGGTCCCCGGCGACGGCGTGCGCGTGCGCGGTCGGGCGCGCGCCCCTGCGGGCTGCGCGAGCTCGAGGTGCGCGTAAGCGAGTTGGGCCTGGGCTACACGTCGGACGAGACGGTGCTGTTCCGCTACTGCGCAGGCGCGTGTGAGGCGGCCCTGCGCATCTACGACCTGGGCCTGCGGCGCCTGCGCCAGCGGAGGCGCGTGCGCAAGGAGCGGGTGCGCGCGCACCCGTGCTGCCGCCCGACGGCCTACGAGGACGAGGTCTCCTTCCTGGACGTGCACAGCCGCTACCACACGCTGCAAGAGCTGTCGGCGCGGGAGTGCGCGTGCGTGTGA